A region from the Chitinophaga sp. Cy-1792 genome encodes:
- a CDS encoding ACT domain-containing protein, which produces MTGENNLRHLLKHMKPELNKGTYVFCTMPGIEQLDISQAVFVFREKEGWTVVLEQPYAKMLGLEYTFVAAWITLTVHSSLEAVGLTAAFSQALSGNGISCNVVAAYHHDHIFVPAADAAKAMAVLAALSEQN; this is translated from the coding sequence ATGACTGGAGAAAACAACCTTCGCCATTTGCTGAAACATATGAAACCTGAACTGAACAAAGGGACATATGTATTTTGTACGATGCCAGGCATTGAACAGCTGGATATAAGCCAGGCAGTGTTTGTATTCAGGGAGAAAGAAGGATGGACCGTCGTTCTGGAACAACCCTATGCGAAAATGCTGGGCTTGGAATATACTTTTGTGGCTGCCTGGATTACATTAACCGTGCATTCATCGCTGGAAGCGGTAGGACTCACTGCTGCATTTTCGCAGGCGCTGTCCGGCAATGGTATCAGCTGCAACGTAGTGGCGGCCTACCACCACGATCATATCTTCGTGCCTGCCGCCGATGCAGCAAAAGCAATGGCAGTATTAGCTGCTTTATCTGAACAAAACTGA
- a CDS encoding D-cysteine desulfhydrase family protein, with translation MKQNYLADKFPVYPLIAIPTAIHPLTNLNRRLNGVNIYVKRDDVMDIGLGGNKLRKLEYLLHDAISKGADTLLTTGGIQSNHTRLTATAAARAGLACEVVLSQLVPVKTANYNQNGNILLEKILGVKMHIVPENGSGAAVLEARQAELTAQGKHPYTMPMGGSSPIGALGYANCYLEIMAQSQEMDITFSHILLPNGSSGTHAGLLAGQKYAGHTGPQIRSYAVLADEVTTKKATLEKANATANLLGYTKSIPAEEVFVSDSARGEAYGIPTEAMWHALKLLASTEGIFLDPVYSGKAFAGMLADIEQGRFPEGSNLLFVMTGGTPGLFAYQDLVE, from the coding sequence GTGAAACAAAATTACCTGGCAGATAAATTTCCTGTCTATCCACTGATAGCAATACCAACAGCTATTCATCCCTTAACGAACCTCAACCGCCGACTGAACGGCGTCAATATTTATGTAAAGCGGGATGATGTGATGGACATCGGCCTTGGTGGCAACAAGTTGCGTAAGCTGGAATACCTTCTGCATGATGCCATCAGCAAGGGTGCGGATACGCTCCTCACTACAGGTGGTATACAGTCGAACCACACCCGCCTGACCGCCACTGCGGCGGCCCGCGCCGGACTGGCCTGTGAGGTGGTACTGTCGCAACTGGTGCCTGTTAAAACGGCCAACTATAACCAGAACGGCAACATCCTGCTGGAAAAGATCTTAGGTGTTAAAATGCATATCGTTCCTGAAAACGGATCAGGGGCTGCCGTGCTGGAAGCCCGCCAGGCAGAGCTGACAGCACAGGGCAAACATCCATATACAATGCCGATGGGAGGCTCCAGTCCGATCGGCGCGCTGGGCTACGCCAACTGCTACCTGGAAATCATGGCGCAAAGCCAGGAAATGGATATCACGTTCTCGCATATACTATTGCCTAACGGTAGCAGTGGCACACATGCCGGACTGCTGGCCGGACAAAAATACGCCGGTCATACCGGCCCGCAGATTCGCTCCTATGCCGTGCTGGCAGATGAAGTCACTACTAAAAAGGCTACCCTGGAGAAAGCAAACGCTACAGCTAACCTGCTCGGCTATACGAAATCGATTCCGGCAGAAGAGGTATTCGTTAGCGACAGCGCCCGCGGAGAAGCCTACGGCATCCCCACGGAGGCCATGTGGCATGCACTGAAGCTCCTGGCATCCACTGAAGGTATATTCCTCGACCCCGTATATAGTGGCAAAGCCTTCGCTGGTATGCTGGCAGATATAGAACAGGGACGATTTCCGGAAGGAAGTAACCTGCTGTTTGTAATGACCGGCGGTACACCCGGACTCTTCGCCTACCAGGATTTAGTAGAATAA
- a CDS encoding DUF4180 domain-containing protein, translated as MEIKIHQTRNYPVAELQGTGVLISNTEDALDLLGNLYYQDVERVILHEDNITPAFFDLSTGIAGEILQKYTNYKMRLAIVGDFSKYPGQAFRDFIFESNKGKQVNFLDTTATALVRLSS; from the coding sequence ATGGAAATTAAGATTCATCAGACGAGAAACTATCCCGTAGCGGAATTACAGGGAACAGGTGTTTTGATAAGTAATACGGAAGATGCCCTTGACCTGCTGGGCAACCTGTACTATCAGGATGTGGAAAGGGTCATTCTTCATGAAGATAATATCACACCGGCATTCTTCGACCTCAGCACCGGTATTGCAGGAGAGATATTGCAGAAGTATACCAACTATAAAATGCGGCTGGCAATTGTAGGAGATTTTTCCAAATATCCCGGGCAGGCCTTCCGCGATTTTATCTTCGAAAGTAATAAAGGAAAACAGGTCAACTTTCTGGATACTACAGCGACAGCTCTTGTCAGGCTGAGTAGCTGA
- a CDS encoding tetratricopeptide repeat protein, which yields MTKILNPIPMRKPVTLIILSLLLLATSFSYAQKASISRDSILQKYLHNGAYQYAIYSQSWNVYLDSALAILPQDAFLWQQKAMPYFKTLKYEVGMAYLDSAVKYNQPRYIDYRGFIKCIFLKDYTAAIADFQLASQVNGDIGIMDHEYRFYIGLSYLQLNKYDSAASCFRECIRRQQARFGDSMVHHLVNFYMGITLYEQQEYAAAISYFDKALQRYSNFSDAKFYKALCMGYLQQDTAAMQLYEEAVKDFKDGFTINEDNAIYERYPYQVNSFLLSRLKP from the coding sequence ATGACCAAAATACTGAACCCCATCCCCATGCGCAAGCCCGTCACCCTTATCATCCTTAGCCTGCTCTTACTGGCTACCTCCTTTTCCTACGCCCAGAAAGCAAGCATTTCCCGTGACAGCATTCTTCAGAAATACCTGCATAATGGCGCCTACCAGTACGCTATTTATTCGCAATCCTGGAATGTATATCTCGACAGCGCGCTGGCTATACTGCCACAAGATGCATTTTTATGGCAGCAGAAAGCCATGCCGTACTTCAAAACGTTGAAATACGAAGTGGGCATGGCTTACCTCGATAGCGCTGTTAAATACAACCAGCCGCGATATATAGATTACAGAGGTTTTATTAAATGTATTTTCCTGAAAGATTATACAGCCGCCATCGCTGATTTTCAGCTGGCCAGCCAGGTCAATGGCGACATAGGGATTATGGACCATGAATACCGCTTCTACATTGGCTTATCCTATCTTCAGCTCAATAAATATGACAGCGCCGCCAGCTGTTTCCGGGAATGTATCCGGCGGCAACAGGCACGTTTCGGTGACAGCATGGTACATCACCTGGTAAATTTCTATATGGGCATCACCTTATATGAACAGCAAGAATATGCTGCGGCTATCTCCTATTTTGATAAAGCATTACAGCGGTACTCCAACTTTTCAGATGCAAAATTCTATAAAGCCCTGTGCATGGGTTACTTACAGCAAGATACAGCAGCAATGCAACTATACGAGGAGGCGGTGAAGGATTTTAAGGATGGTTTTACGATTAATGAAGATAATGCCATCTATGAGCGCTATCCATATCAGGTAAACAGCTTCTTACTTAGCCGTCTTAAACCCTGA
- a CDS encoding acyltransferase, with the protein MISQPEVLTSKPQAMVLSSKPHYPILDGLRGVAAMMVVGMHVCEANSTSIMDMKINHGYLAVDFFFLLSGFVIGYAYDDRWTKMSIGGFFKRRLERLQPLVILGMIIGAICFYWSDSPTFPNIHNVPLWQVIGIMLIGFTLIPVPTSMDIRGWQEMHPLNGPGWSLFYEYVANILYAVGLRKLSKAALSVLVFLAGAALLYYCVTCKNGDVIGGWSITQEQLTIGFVRLMYPFFAGLLISRTIKPGKINNAFFISALMLVILLSVPRIGGETQRWMNGLYEALTILFLFPVIIYIGASGQTSSKTGTAICKFLGDISYPIYITHYPFIYIYTGYVNSHPRTETTPNILYGALTFIVAVSVGYASLKLYDEPIRAWLKRKWGNA; encoded by the coding sequence ATGATCAGTCAACCCGAGGTTCTTACCAGTAAGCCACAAGCTATGGTACTTAGCAGCAAGCCACATTACCCTATCCTGGATGGTTTGCGCGGCGTCGCCGCTATGATGGTAGTGGGCATGCACGTATGTGAGGCCAATTCTACCAGTATAATGGACATGAAAATTAACCACGGCTATCTGGCGGTGGATTTCTTCTTCCTGCTTTCAGGGTTTGTTATCGGCTATGCCTACGACGACCGCTGGACGAAAATGAGTATTGGCGGCTTTTTTAAGCGGAGGCTGGAAAGGCTGCAGCCACTGGTTATCCTGGGGATGATCATTGGCGCCATCTGCTTCTACTGGTCCGACTCCCCTACCTTTCCCAATATCCATAACGTACCGCTGTGGCAGGTGATCGGCATTATGCTGATAGGCTTCACATTAATACCCGTACCCACGTCTATGGATATACGCGGATGGCAGGAAATGCACCCCCTGAACGGGCCTGGATGGTCACTATTTTATGAATATGTAGCCAATATACTATATGCTGTCGGACTCCGTAAGCTTTCCAAAGCAGCGCTGTCCGTGCTGGTATTCCTGGCAGGAGCAGCCCTGCTGTATTACTGCGTTACCTGCAAAAACGGCGATGTAATCGGTGGGTGGTCTATCACCCAGGAACAGCTGACTATCGGATTTGTCAGACTGATGTACCCCTTCTTTGCAGGGTTGCTGATATCACGTACCATTAAGCCAGGAAAGATCAACAATGCCTTTTTCATCAGCGCACTGATGCTGGTGATATTGCTGTCGGTACCCCGCATTGGCGGCGAAACACAGCGCTGGATGAACGGCCTCTACGAGGCGCTGACCATCCTGTTCCTCTTCCCGGTAATCATCTATATCGGTGCCAGCGGCCAAACCAGCAGTAAAACGGGAACGGCTATATGTAAATTCCTGGGAGACATCTCCTACCCTATCTACATTACCCATTATCCATTTATCTATATTTACACCGGGTATGTAAATAGTCACCCCAGAACAGAAACCACCCCTAATATCCTTTACGGTGCGCTGACATTTATAGTAGCCGTTTCCGTGGGTTATGCCAGTCTGAAACTATACGACGAACCGATAAGGGCGTGGCTGAAACGCAAGTGGGGCAATGCCTGA